The Pseudomonadota bacterium sequence TATGGACCTGCATTTTTCATTTCTCCAATTTTAACTGACATTTTACATCCCCCTTTTTGCAAATAGTGACATCTTTGGTTTTCTTGCCGGTGATCATATTTGTATTGTATAGCTTATATCATGCCAATAATATTATAACAAAAAATAATAAGTAGTTAGATAGTATTCAAAGTTGCAATTATTAAATATATTATATTTAATGCGTTATTTAGAATAATTATTGCGCTATTTGGCAATTTATAATATTGATGTGCCAAATATAGCATTTATCCCAAAACCTGAATTAATACAGGCATTATGAATTGGAAATATACTAAAAATGAAGATTAACGAAAAAGAGTTTTTTCATCAGGTTACTATTCGTATCTGCGGCAGTCTTGAGATCGATCATAGCTTGAGAAACTGCTTTGAGTATCTGAAGGATTATATTCCCTTAGAAGAAATTTGGATGGGGTTACTTGATAAAGAGTTTAAAAACATACGAGCCATTGCTCATACCGATACTGCCGGAACAAAAACAATGGACACGATCATTCCTTTGCCGCGTATTCTTAGCGACAAGCAGCAGAAGCAGGGTCTTACGCCGAAAAAAGTTATGATTTTAAATCACATGGCTGCGCATCGCTTATCAGATGACGTTGCCTTTCCCAAATCTTCGGTAATGATCTTTCCCTTGCTGCCGGAGGGTGACAGGATGGGAGTTTTGGTTTTAAGGGCAGGGGGGCAAAACCGCTATTTGAATACACATGCAAGATTGTTGTCGATGCTACATGATCCGTTTGTTGTGGCCATGTCTAACAACTTAAGGCATGAAGAAGTTATAAAACTCAAAGATATGCTGGCAGACGATAACCGCTATCTGTCCCGGGAATTGCGCCAACTGGCCGGAGACGAAATTGTAGGTGCTCAAACAGGCTTAAAGAATGTTATGGATATGGTGCAGCAAGTAGCGCCAAGAGACAACCCTGTATTGCTTTTAGGGGAAACCGGAGTAGGAAAGGAAGTAATTGCAAATGCCATTCATTATGCTTCTCCACGTAAAAACGGACCCTTCATTAAAGTAAACAGCGGCGCCATCCCGGAAGGCCTGATAGACAGCGAACTCTTCGGGCATGAAAAAGGAGCTTTTACAGGTGCGGTTTCTAAAAAAAGAGGACGTTTTGAACGGGCGCATGGAGGAACAATATTTTTGGATGAAATCGGGGATCTTCCCATGCAGGCGCAGGTACGTTTACTAAGAGTGCTACAGCAAAAGGAAATGGAGCGTGTTGGCGGAACCGAAACAATAGCCGTGGATGTCAGGATAATTACCGCCACTCACCGCAACCTGGAACAATTAATGGTAAACAATAAATTCCGCGAGGACCTTTGGTACAGGCTGAATGTCTTTCCTATAATTATTCCTCCTTTGAGGCAGCGAAAATCAGATATTCCGCTACTTATTGAACATTTTTTGAAACGTAAATCAAGAGAGCTGAATTTTCGCAGTATTCCTCAGATTGTACCGGGCGCTGTTGAACGGATGATGGATTATCCCTGGAAGGGAAACGTGCGTGAACTTGAAAATGTGGTGGAAAGGGCTCTGATCCAATATAATGGCGGTTTGCTGAATTTTGATCATTTTGTTTTTCCACAGGTTGAGAATATATCAACCAATGATAATGAAGGCGGCAAAATACTCAGCCTGGACGAGATATGCACCCGTCATATTAAAACCGCGCTTGAAGCAACCCACGGCAGAATCAGCGGCCCGTATGGTGCAGCTAAGCTTCTTGGCGTACTTCCCAGTACCTTGAGAGGAAAAATGAACAAGCTGGGAATCATGTATGGACGAAAGAAATAAAGCAGCACAAATCCTGATCGATAAAAAGGGGCCTATAATTCAAGTATTCAAACCTTATAAGTCTTGTAGTAGGGCAAATTTATTGTCTATGAATTTTATTACCTGCTCCG is a genomic window containing:
- a CDS encoding sigma-54 dependent transcriptional regulator, yielding MKINEKEFFHQVTIRICGSLEIDHSLRNCFEYLKDYIPLEEIWMGLLDKEFKNIRAIAHTDTAGTKTMDTIIPLPRILSDKQQKQGLTPKKVMILNHMAAHRLSDDVAFPKSSVMIFPLLPEGDRMGVLVLRAGGQNRYLNTHARLLSMLHDPFVVAMSNNLRHEEVIKLKDMLADDNRYLSRELRQLAGDEIVGAQTGLKNVMDMVQQVAPRDNPVLLLGETGVGKEVIANAIHYASPRKNGPFIKVNSGAIPEGLIDSELFGHEKGAFTGAVSKKRGRFERAHGGTIFLDEIGDLPMQAQVRLLRVLQQKEMERVGGTETIAVDVRIITATHRNLEQLMVNNKFREDLWYRLNVFPIIIPPLRQRKSDIPLLIEHFLKRKSRELNFRSIPQIVPGAVERMMDYPWKGNVRELENVVERALIQYNGGLLNFDHFVFPQVENISTNDNEGGKILSLDEICTRHIKTALEATHGRISGPYGAAKLLGVLPSTLRGKMNKLGIMYGRKK